The following are encoded together in the Streptomyces sp. NBC_00341 genome:
- a CDS encoding DUF4255 domain-containing protein, translating to MIHEVDEAMRRLLGESGLEASGVEVAFDAPTKDWAARRNAPTVCVFLYDIREDATRRGSGAGEVYDADGHLVARRTPPRWFELTYLVTAWASRPQDEHRLLSQVLACLVATDTLPARLLTGTLAELGLTVSLDTAGGRLDAPAASDVWSALGGELKASLGVLVRAPLAGVSTVVAPPVTEGLVVRSATRSEDGDAVPGRRLRYTGTSEAGPDGFAGPRERRPAPARRRRGDRQP from the coding sequence GTGATCCACGAGGTCGACGAGGCGATGCGCCGCCTGCTCGGTGAGTCCGGACTGGAGGCATCGGGCGTCGAAGTGGCCTTCGACGCCCCCACCAAGGACTGGGCGGCACGCCGCAACGCCCCCACGGTCTGCGTCTTCCTGTACGACATCCGGGAGGACGCCACCCGGCGCGGCAGCGGCGCCGGGGAGGTGTACGACGCGGACGGGCACCTGGTCGCGCGCCGCACCCCGCCGCGCTGGTTCGAGCTGACCTACCTGGTCACCGCGTGGGCGAGCCGCCCGCAGGACGAGCACCGGCTGCTCTCGCAGGTGCTCGCCTGCCTGGTGGCCACCGACACGCTGCCCGCCCGGCTGCTCACCGGCACACTCGCCGAACTCGGCCTGACCGTCAGCCTGGACACCGCCGGGGGCAGGCTCGACGCACCGGCCGCGTCGGACGTGTGGTCGGCGCTCGGCGGCGAGCTGAAGGCATCGCTTGGGGTACTGGTGCGGGCGCCGCTCGCCGGAGTGAGCACGGTCGTCGCGCCGCCGGTCACCGAAGGGCTCGTCGTGCGCTCCGCCACCCGGAGCGAGGACGGCGACGCGGTGCCGGGTCGGCGGCTGCGCTATACGGGGACGAGCGAGGCCGGGCCGGACGGCTTCGCCGGACCGCGCGAGCGGCGGCCCGCCCCCGCACGCCGCCGCCGGGGGGACCGCCAGCCGTGA
- a CDS encoding ATP-binding protein, with translation MVEERVRRAVEDRRAADPDPDDPYRGQYFTPEAITRILDEPGGLGVPAQEAWQPAPGSVLEGLAVRFGLSPLDLDLLLIAVAPDLDARFERFYGYLNDDLTRRRPTVGLALELCGLAGAAPARFRLAPGAPLVEAGLVLVTEPERPPLSRVLAVPDRVSGHLLGNAHPDARLAGVLGDTAEDPTAEAAEIQRAAAAAGSGTGLVHLRSRGGDAEGLATAALRAAGLRPLVLDAVALARRSGDVPELARVTAREARLTGSGVVLGPVEALPAEPVERARTLAALCAALRGIPLFTHGTTGWDPAWAGDAPVVLTVPAPSPERQAARWRHALDRAAGEGSVTGDAEALARAVAAHRLDSGQLRRAADAAVRTAALAGGPVRPEDLQSAVRAQNGAGLDRLARRVEPGVGWDDLVLPPLTHRRLRELALRARHREQVLGQWGMRPGGGRGRGVIALFAGESGTGKTMSAEVVAADLGMDLYVVDLSTVVDKYVGETEKNLERIFTEASAVNAVLLFDEADAIFGKRSEVKDAHDRHANIESAYLLQRMESFDGIAVLTTNLRANLDEAFTRRLDVVADFPVPDSGQRLALWDRCLGDRLPRADDLDLGFCADRFELAGGSIRACAVTAAYLAAESGSPLTMRQVVTAVVQEYRKLGRLVLEGEFGPYMTEAAGA, from the coding sequence CTGGTCGAGGAGCGGGTGCGGCGCGCCGTGGAGGACCGTCGCGCCGCCGACCCCGATCCCGACGACCCGTACCGGGGCCAGTACTTCACCCCCGAGGCGATCACCCGCATCCTGGACGAGCCCGGCGGCCTCGGCGTACCCGCCCAGGAGGCATGGCAGCCGGCTCCCGGGTCGGTGCTCGAAGGCCTCGCCGTACGGTTCGGACTGTCCCCGCTGGACCTGGACCTGCTCCTGATCGCGGTGGCGCCGGACCTGGACGCCCGGTTCGAACGGTTCTACGGCTACCTCAACGACGACCTGACGCGCCGGCGACCCACGGTCGGGCTCGCCCTGGAGCTGTGCGGGCTGGCCGGCGCCGCGCCCGCCCGGTTCCGGCTCGCCCCCGGGGCACCGCTCGTCGAGGCCGGTCTGGTCCTGGTCACCGAGCCGGAACGGCCGCCGCTCTCCCGCGTCCTGGCCGTCCCCGACCGGGTCTCCGGGCACCTCCTGGGCAACGCCCACCCCGACGCCCGGCTGGCCGGGGTGCTCGGCGACACCGCTGAGGACCCGACCGCGGAGGCGGCGGAGATCCAGCGGGCCGCGGCCGCCGCCGGCAGCGGCACCGGCCTGGTCCACCTGCGCAGCCGGGGCGGCGACGCCGAGGGCCTGGCCACCGCCGCGCTGCGCGCGGCCGGGCTGCGCCCGCTCGTCCTGGACGCGGTGGCGCTCGCCCGGCGCTCCGGCGATGTTCCGGAACTCGCCAGGGTGACCGCCCGCGAAGCCCGGCTGACCGGCTCCGGGGTCGTCCTCGGCCCCGTGGAGGCGCTGCCCGCGGAACCCGTCGAACGGGCCCGGACACTGGCGGCGTTGTGCGCGGCGCTGCGGGGAATCCCGCTGTTCACGCACGGCACCACCGGCTGGGACCCGGCGTGGGCGGGCGACGCCCCCGTCGTCCTGACCGTGCCGGCGCCGTCTCCCGAGCGGCAGGCGGCGCGCTGGCGGCACGCCCTCGACCGGGCCGCCGGCGAAGGCTCCGTGACCGGCGACGCCGAGGCGCTCGCCAGGGCGGTCGCCGCGCACCGCCTGGACTCCGGGCAGTTGCGCCGCGCCGCGGACGCGGCGGTACGCACAGCCGCCCTGGCCGGCGGACCGGTCCGCCCCGAGGACCTGCAGAGCGCCGTACGCGCCCAGAACGGCGCGGGGCTCGACCGGCTCGCCCGTCGGGTGGAGCCGGGCGTCGGCTGGGACGACCTGGTCCTCCCGCCGCTCACCCACCGGCGGCTGCGCGAACTCGCGCTGCGCGCCCGCCACCGGGAGCAGGTGCTGGGGCAGTGGGGGATGCGGCCCGGCGGCGGCAGGGGGCGTGGCGTGATCGCGCTGTTCGCGGGGGAGTCGGGCACCGGCAAGACCATGTCCGCCGAGGTCGTCGCGGCCGACCTGGGGATGGACCTGTACGTGGTGGACCTGTCCACGGTCGTCGACAAGTACGTCGGGGAGACCGAGAAGAACCTGGAGCGGATCTTCACCGAGGCCTCCGCGGTCAACGCGGTCCTGCTCTTCGACGAGGCCGACGCCATCTTCGGCAAGCGCTCCGAGGTGAAGGACGCCCACGACCGGCACGCCAACATCGAGTCGGCGTACCTGCTCCAGCGCATGGAGTCGTTCGACGGGATCGCCGTGCTGACCACCAATCTGCGGGCCAACCTGGACGAGGCGTTCACCCGCCGCCTGGACGTGGTCGCGGACTTCCCGGTGCCCGACTCCGGCCAGCGCCTCGCCCTCTGGGACCGGTGCCTGGGCGACCGGCTGCCCCGGGCCGACGACCTGGACCTCGGCTTCTGCGCGGACCGCTTCGAACTGGCCGGAGGCTCGATCCGGGCCTGCGCGGTGACCGCGGCGTACCTGGCGGCGGAGTCCGGCAGCCCGCTCACCATGCGCCAGGTGGTGACCGCGGTCGTGCAGGAGTACCGCAAGCTCGGACGGCTGGTCCTGGAGGGCGAGTTCGGCCCGTACATGACCGAGGCCGCCGGCGCCTGA